A region of the Jatrophihabitans sp. genome:
CTGGTGGCTCGGCTGTCGAGGCTGAGCTGATCAGCCGGTTGCGGACGTTGCCCGGCCCCGCACCCGAAATCCGGTTCAGAGCCGAGCTGCGCGCGCAGCTGGTCGCCATCACTGCCCGCATCGTGTCCGAGTCCCCGGCCGAGGCCGCACCCGCCGACCGCCGGTCCAGCGCGGCCGGCAGCCGCGCCCTGCGCACGCTGCGCCGGCCGGTGCTGGCCCTGGCCGGTGCGTCGACGGTGCTGACCCTGCTGCTCGGCATGGCGGTCTGGATGTCGAGCGGCTCGCTGCCCGGCCAGTCCCTGTACGGCGTGAAGCGGGCCAGCGAGAACGTCCAGCTGTCGTTGGCCGGCAACGACGTCGCCAAGGGCGAGGCCTACCTGCAGCTGGCCGGCAACCGGATGCACGAGGTCGCCGACCTGCTCTCGCAGCCGTCGGCGATGGCGACCGCGGGTGGTCTCAGCGCCGGAACACCCCGCTTCACCCCGCGCATCGCCACGCTGGTCACCGAAACCCTGGACAGTGCCGACGACGACAGCGTCCACGGCATGCAGCTGCTCGGCCGGGCCGCGGTGGCCCAGCTGTCGAAGGAGCCGCTGGCCAAGATGAGCGGCTGGCTACCCCAGCAGCGCACCCTGATGGCCGAGATCCGGGACCGGATCCCGGCCGGCGCGCTGCGCACCCGCGCCCAGGCCTCGCTACTGCTGCTGCAACGGATCGCCACCCGCACCGACCAGCTCACCAGCTCGATGGGCTGCCCCTGCCTGGCCCAGGCGCTGGCCGACGAGCTGGGCCCGCTGCCGTGCACCGGTTGCGCCGCGGTGCCCCGCCCGGCGCCCGGCGGCGGAGCGGCCACCGTGCCGGTGCCGGTTCCCGGCCTGGGCTCGCCGGTCGGGCCGTCCGGGTCGTTGCCCAGCCTGTCCTTGCCGCCGCTCGGCGGGTCCGGCGGTTCCAGCTCCGGCAAGGCGGGTGGTCTGGTGGGCACGCAACCGGCGGGACAGCAACCGGCAGGACAGCCGGCGGGAACGCAACCGGTGGGATCGTCGCCGACGGCCTCGAGCCTGCCGTCCTCGCTGACGTCGGCCCCGCCGCCGGCGCTGCCGTCCAGCTTGCCGACCGGCCGGCCCAGCTCGCTCGGGCCGATCGTGATCGGGTCGAGCACCCTGCCGGCCACGCTGCCCGGGGCGGTCGGCAGCATCCTGCCGACGCTGCCGACCCTGCCGGGTGTCTCCCGCCCCTGACCCACTGACTACGCTCGGTGCTGCTCATCGAACTCCAGCGTCTAGGGAGGCGGCAGTGCCTGGCCTTTCCGCGGGCTCAGCGGTGCCCGAACTCGAACAGGCCCTCACCGTCCCGGCCCAGCCCGACGCCGCCGCGTTCTTCGACGTGGACAACACAGTGGTCGTCGGCGCGTCGATCTTCCACTTCGCCAAGGGGCTGGCGGCCCGCAAGTACTTCTCCACCAGCGACCTGCGCCGGTTCCTCTGGCAGCAGGTGCGGTTCCGGACCGGCGGCGAGGCGCACAACAACATCGCCTCGGCCCAGGAGTCCGCGCTGGCCTTCATCGCCGGCAAGTCGGTCGCTGAGATCGTGGCGATGTCGGAGGAGATCTACGACGAGACCATCGCCGCCAGGATCTACTCCGGAACCAGGGCGCTGGCACAGCTGCACCTCGATGCCGGTGAGCGGGTCTGGCTGGTCACCGCGACGCCGGAGGAGCTGGCCCGGATCATCGCGCGCCGGTTGGGGCTCACCGGAGCGCTGGGCACCCGGGCCGAGGAGCAGGACGGCCTGTTCACCGGACGGCTGATCGGTGAGCTGCTGCACGGCGAGGCCAAGGCGGCGGCGGTGCGTGACCTGGCGCTGCGCGAGGGGCTGGACCTGGCTCAGTGCGCGGCGTACTCCGACTCCATCAACGACATCCCGATGCTGTCACTGGTCGGCCGGCCGGTCGCGGTCAACCCGGACTCCGCGCTGCGCGACGAGGCCCGCCGGCGGGGCTGGGAGATCCGGGACTTCCGGACCGGACGCAAGGCCGCCCGGATCGGGGTGCCGACCGCCCTGGTCACCGCGGCGGCCGGCGGCGCGGTGGCCGGCGGCTTGGCGATCGGCCGGCGGCAGGAGCGCAACCGCGGCCGGACCTGACCGCTCGGGGCCTGCTCAGTGCCAGCTCAGCGCTGTGGCGACCTCAGCGCCAGATCCCAGCCGCTCGGGCCCGCTCAGTGCCAGACCGACCGGCGCTGCATCAGCAGCCGGTACAGGCTGCCCTGGATCTGCTCGCGAACCCGGTCGGTGATCTCGAAGACCAGCATCGGGTCATCCGCGGCCTCCGGGCCGTACTCGCTGGTCTCGATCGGCTCGCCGAACTCGATGTGCCACTTGCTGGGCAGCGGGATCAGCCCGAGCGGCCCCAGCCACGGAAAGGTCGGCGTCAGCGGAAAGTGCGGCAGGCCGAGCACCCGAGCCAGCGTCTTGGCGTTGCCGAGCATCGGGTGGATCTCCTCCGGGCCGACGATCGCGGTCGGGATGATCGGCGCGCCGGTCCGCAACGCCGCCGAGACGAACCCGCCGCGGCCGAAGCGCTGCAGCTTGTACCGTTCGGAGAACGGCTTGCCGATGCCCTTGAACCCCTCCGGCCAGACCCCGACCAGCTCACCGGCGCCCAGCAGCCGCTCGGCGTCGGCGTTGCAGGCCAGCGTGTTGCCGGTCTTACGGGCCAGCGGCGCGAGCACCGGGGTGGTGAACACCAGGTCCGCGCCGAGCAGCCGCAGAAAGCGGTGGTTCGGCGTCTCCTCGTGCACCGCGGTGGCCGTCATCACCCCGTCCAGGGCCCACAGAGCGCCGGCGTGGTTGGCCACGATCAGCGCTCCGGACTCGGCCGGCAGGTGGTGCACGCCGGTCACCTCGGTGCGGAACCACCTGCGGTACAGCTGGCGGGCCACCGGCAGCAGGGTCGCCTCGGTCAGCTCGGGGTCGAAGCCGAACTCATCGACCGGGTAGTCCCCGGTGATCCGGCGGCGCAGGAAACCCAGCGCGGACGCAGCCCGGCGCTCCCACGCCGCGCCCTGGCCGGCCGGCGGCTGCTCCGGCTCAGTGCTGTGGGACCCACGGTCCTGCGAGTGCAGCCTGATCACCTGCGCCTCAGCCATGGCGAAGCCTCCTCGAGGACCGGATCGACGACACCGACGCCGTCGTGCGCGACGGGTGCGGCGGCGCGGTGGTCCTCAGCAGCCGGGCGAGCACCGCCTCGCCGGCGTCGAGGACTGACTCGGAGAGCACCGGGGTGATCGGGCGGCCGGTCAGGAACGACTCGAAGGCCTGCGTGGTCGAGAACTGCGGCGAGTACCCGAAGACGTCCTTGAGCCGGTCGTTGGAGACCACCCGGCCGAAGTTCAGGAACTGCATCTGCTCGGGTGAGAAATCGACGATGCCGCTGCGCCGCACCGCCCGGCCGACGAACGAGACGGCCGGGGCCGGCACCGGGACGGCGATCTTGCCGGCCCGCCGGATCGCCTGGCTGAGCAGCAGCACGCCGTCCGCGGCGACGTTGAAGGTGCCCGGACGGTCGGAGGTGCTGGCCAGCCGCAGCACCTCGATCGCGTCGTTCTCGTGTAGCAGTTGCAGGCGGGGGTCGAAGCCGAAGGCGGTGGGCACGACCGGCAGCTGGAAGTAGCGGGTCAGCGGGGTGTCGATGAACGGCCCCACGAAGTTGGCGAAGCGCAGCAGCGTGACGTTGACGTCCGGCCGGCGGCGGGTGAACCCGCGCAGGTAGCCCTCGACCTCCACGGCGTCCTTTGCGTAGCCGCTGCGGGGCAGCGCCCGTGCCTCCATGTCCTCGGTGAAGATGGCCGGGTCACGCGGTGAGGTGCCGTAGACCGCGGTGGTGGACTTGACCACCAGCCGCTGGACGGTGTCGGAGTGCTGGCAGGCGGCCAGCAACTGCATCGTGCCGATGACGTTCAGCTCTTTCATCGGCGCGCGGCCGCCGGCGCTGTGCGGGGTCGCCGTCACCGAGGCGTGCACGACGGTGTCCACCTCGGCCTGGCTGATCACCCTGGAGATCAGCGGGTTGCGGATGTCGGCCCGGACGAACTCGGTGCGGCCCAGCAGGTCCAGGTCGGCCCGGGCCGGCGGGACGGTGTCGACTCCGAGGATCCGGTCGATGGCGGGGTCGGCGGACAGCCGCCCGGCCAGTCGGCAGGCCAGATGCCGGCTGACGCCGGTGACCATGACGACCCGCGACATAGGACTCCTACGAGGGGATGCCTAGCTCTGCCTGGAGCGACCCATGCTAGTCAGCCGGCTGGGTGGCTGTCAGCGGTCGCAGACGCGAAAAGCTGGCTTCGCGTCTCGACGTCGAAGCCAGCTCAGCGGGGCGGGGCTACTTCTTGTTGCGGCGCTGAACGCGCGTCTTCTTCAGCAGCTTGCGGTGCTTCTTCTT
Encoded here:
- a CDS encoding DUF5667 domain-containing protein codes for the protein MSVGRSAARWARGDRAAGGSAVEAELISRLRTLPGPAPEIRFRAELRAQLVAITARIVSESPAEAAPADRRSSAAGSRALRTLRRPVLALAGASTVLTLLLGMAVWMSSGSLPGQSLYGVKRASENVQLSLAGNDVAKGEAYLQLAGNRMHEVADLLSQPSAMATAGGLSAGTPRFTPRIATLVTETLDSADDDSVHGMQLLGRAAVAQLSKEPLAKMSGWLPQQRTLMAEIRDRIPAGALRTRAQASLLLLQRIATRTDQLTSSMGCPCLAQALADELGPLPCTGCAAVPRPAPGGGAATVPVPVPGLGSPVGPSGSLPSLSLPPLGGSGGSSSGKAGGLVGTQPAGQQPAGQPAGTQPVGSSPTASSLPSSLTSAPPPALPSSLPTGRPSSLGPIVIGSSTLPATLPGAVGSILPTLPTLPGVSRP
- a CDS encoding HAD-IB family hydrolase, with protein sequence MPGLSAGSAVPELEQALTVPAQPDAAAFFDVDNTVVVGASIFHFAKGLAARKYFSTSDLRRFLWQQVRFRTGGEAHNNIASAQESALAFIAGKSVAEIVAMSEEIYDETIAARIYSGTRALAQLHLDAGERVWLVTATPEELARIIARRLGLTGALGTRAEEQDGLFTGRLIGELLHGEAKAAAVRDLALREGLDLAQCAAYSDSINDIPMLSLVGRPVAVNPDSALRDEARRRGWEIRDFRTGRKAARIGVPTALVTAAAGGAVAGGLAIGRRQERNRGRT
- a CDS encoding lysophospholipid acyltransferase family protein, yielding MAEAQVIRLHSQDRGSHSTEPEQPPAGQGAAWERRAASALGFLRRRITGDYPVDEFGFDPELTEATLLPVARQLYRRWFRTEVTGVHHLPAESGALIVANHAGALWALDGVMTATAVHEETPNHRFLRLLGADLVFTTPVLAPLARKTGNTLACNADAERLLGAGELVGVWPEGFKGIGKPFSERYKLQRFGRGGFVSAALRTGAPIIPTAIVGPEEIHPMLGNAKTLARVLGLPHFPLTPTFPWLGPLGLIPLPSKWHIEFGEPIETSEYGPEAADDPMLVFEITDRVREQIQGSLYRLLMQRRSVWH
- a CDS encoding NAD-dependent epimerase/dehydratase family protein; translation: MSRVVMVTGVSRHLACRLAGRLSADPAIDRILGVDTVPPARADLDLLGRTEFVRADIRNPLISRVISQAEVDTVVHASVTATPHSAGGRAPMKELNVIGTMQLLAACQHSDTVQRLVVKSTTAVYGTSPRDPAIFTEDMEARALPRSGYAKDAVEVEGYLRGFTRRRPDVNVTLLRFANFVGPFIDTPLTRYFQLPVVPTAFGFDPRLQLLHENDAIEVLRLASTSDRPGTFNVAADGVLLLSQAIRRAGKIAVPVPAPAVSFVGRAVRRSGIVDFSPEQMQFLNFGRVVSNDRLKDVFGYSPQFSTTQAFESFLTGRPITPVLSESVLDAGEAVLARLLRTTAPPHPSRTTASVSSIRSSRRLRHG
- a CDS encoding AURKAIP1/COX24 domain-containing protein gives rise to the protein MGSVIKKRRKRMAKKKHRKLLKKTRVQRRNKK